From the genome of Salvia splendens isolate huo1 chromosome 7, SspV2, whole genome shotgun sequence:
aTCATTATGTCATtagttaaaaataaaagatttttaaaaatttattataaataattggaGAAGTGAAAGGTTTTTTTTgtactataaatatatgacatATGGTGGCTCTAAATCCAGGAACTCATTACGTTAGTTCCTATTTCTATGGCATTTGTCACAAAATTTCTAATAAACTTTATTCTTTGGTTTTATCTTCCAATAAATTTATTTTGCGGTCTCCTATAAACATGATTTGATAGATTTGATTAACTCTCATTGTTTATGTAATtgcaggaattatatacactacGTGAATTGTGGTGTTGGAGGCAATTGCTTacgcataaaattaaaactttttTATGTAAGTATGAGATTCATAGTTTACATTTACTCACTCACTACGTTATTTTGTATTTCTATGGCATTTATCACTTAATTTCTAATAACCTTTATTCTTTGGTTTCATTTTCCGATAACCTTTATTCTTTATTCTATGATTTTCTATAAACGTGATTGGATAAATTAGATTAACTCATTGTAGGAATAATATACACTACGTTAATTGTGGTGTTGAAGACAATTGTTTaagcataaaattaaaactatttTATGGAAGTGTGAGATTTATAGTTTATTTCGAGAACTGATATTGAGATGTAACATTTCCTTCATTTTAGTTACAGatgtaaatattaatataatatgcCTTCTAAGATAATAAAATTTGATGCCGAATTGTCAGTTGATCGCAAATAAGGAGGAAATAGGGTTGAGGCGTAAGTTACGGCGAAAGTATATTTAATGTGTAATTATTTTTAGGCTTGACCTTGGAAATAATTACATGCACAATTATAGTAAGCAATATatcttttttttcaaaacgtAAGAGATTGtgtgaatttttttgaaaatttaaatttgtatcAACGAGGTTGATTGTACTTGTGATTCCACTATTAATAATGTATAAAAAAAGttttttcaaaacttatgaactaaTATGTTATTGTTAtcgtataatttttttatatgtacCACATACTTAATTACTCATCTTTTCATTTTAAAGTCTCCTTAGTATTAATGATTATTGTTGTGTATTAATGTTTTTATATGAATGGTATTCAAGTGTTTATGTTccgttaataaaatataaaattatggtTGTTGTTATGTGAtagagattaaaaaaattggTCATTGGAACTttgaataattttataaataatgcaGTTTCCATACCATTATCTTAAATATGTGTATGCACTTAGTTGATTTCtaaatttgttaaatttaaTGTTTTGGGTTGtgcatttaaattattttacatgtttgtgatttttaatccttagataaaatagttgtatcggatttaaaaataattaattttaaatataaatttattttatgtaattaaattaattcgtGCATCGCGCAGATCAGATGTGATACTAGTATTAATAAAAACCAAGTTCTACTTTATCTATTTACTTAAAATTTTAGGTAGTTGATTTTTCACTCATTTAAAGCCCAAACCCAACAATAATAAgtcaataataaaaataactaaattgATTAACACTATAATATATAGCTTATGAGAGTGTTATATTACtaattcaatatttaattaataactataattaaataataaccattagatattcaaatcaatggCCTGAATCATCAGAcccgaaatgtcaatacgataaaaaaaaacgtcaataaaggtattaaggtcaatttacaacaaattagttgtaactaacttttgaaaaataactcataactttaaaacgcatatagctttctcgatttaaattattttttcgcacaacatatatcaaattaaagataatttcataaggattataacgagatctcacttgcatatattccgatatcaaaatttgaaaaaaattaaaaaaatttcaatttttttctacagcaacaaatgtcaacatagtatataaaatatgtcaatataatacatgtagaatatCAATATAAGCAATGCGTTAACATTCTCAtagcattgtgttgacattctcaaagcattgtgttgatattttcgaaacaatatattgacattttcatcaaaAATTCTAATTTGatagtctttttttttatattttttgatttaattaataaaaatgaaaattatacgtggcaaattttagactACAAGATTTCAAAAATCTTATGGTCATAAATTAGTTATAgctagcaattaaatgatgagttagcaattgatcccTCCCTATAGGCTATAATTCAATTACGTAAATATACTTTTGTAACAATTTATTCAACAAATCATCAAATATCAATTTGGCAAAGTGTCACCAGTTATTTATCGTAATTCAATCTCCATTAAACAGTTCCACACAAAGTAAGCAATAATTTTCCATTATTTTCAAAATCGGTCAAGATAAATCCCATTTCCCATCATTAGCAGACAAAACTAAGTTTTCAATTTTGTAGTATTATTACAACTAGAAACTGAAAAtggaatgaaataaataaaaagaaaaaacgtaacataaaataaaaccttATCATGAACCACACCCCTTCCCCAGTTTCGCTTTCACCAAAACCTCCAAATTAATCTCAcacccatctctctctctccctctctctgtaACGTTTATatataatgtatatatatagtcatACGCTCTccaatttctctctctctctctctcttaatcATCATCAGATATCAGTGGTGAATCGAATTGATGAAAATAgcttataaaaatcaaaattgaaaaaatgagtCCAATTtcaactctaacaatctccagAAGATTCATCCAAACCTCCGACGTCGATTCCTTCAATGGCAATCCCGAAacttccgccgccgccgccgccgccagaaATCCGCCGCTCCAAGCCGCCCCAGTCTTCGACTCCTCCATGGCCGTCACAATCCTAGTCCTCCTCAccgccctcttcttcctcgCCTTCTTCTCCATCTACATCCGCCGCTTCGCCTCCGACACCGCCGCCGCCGTACCGCCTCCTCAACACCGCAAGTGCTCCGGCGGAGGACTCGACACGTCGGCCGTTGATTCGCTGCCGCTTGTTCCCTACGGTGGGGCCGCGAAGCACAGGATGATCGAGGAGTGCCCGATCTGCTTGGGCGAGTTCAGTGAGACGGAGACGGTTAAAATGATTCCCTACTGCCGCCACGTGTTCCATCCGAGCTGTATCGACACGTGGCTCGCGTCGCACGTGACCTGCCCCCTGTGCCGCTCCGCTGAGCTGTTCAAGGCCACCGATGAGATTTGTTTGGACGTCGAGATTGGTGTCAGGCGAGCCTGTAGTTGCTCTGATCTCCCTAATCCGACGCCGTTTCGTAGAACCGCTAGTTTTTAATCCAAACTATTGTACTAGTacctttttatttcaatttccaATTTTTGGTTACTAAATCATGACATTTTAATTTGTCCCCTCCAATTATATTGAAACTAATGTAATGACACCGAATGTAAATCatccataatttttttatttcaatttcaagATAAGTTCTGCATTTgtgaataaataattataaataccAACCTGGCATGCCAGAGATTGACGTGAAAATACAGGggtattatataaaatgacatgggACTTACCAATCATGGCtttgtataaaataaattaatagttcaTGCATATTTTAGATTTATTGCAAGTCTCATATATTGAGATATATAATAATGTTTGTTAATTGTTATCATATACTCCTTTCTTTATTTCATTAATATTAAACCGGTGTTGATTTTGTACGCTACTACAATGCCGGattcaaaacaaaattttaGAGAAAATTTAGTAGGTGAAAATAATTTGctttaataatagtaatatactATTTGTGTAAAATATTAAATCTCAAACCTGCATCATTTGACGTAAGAAAAACATTTGGAGGAATGGTGAAAAATGAGAATTCATCAAAATATTAAGTGAATGATAAGTTTATGTATGTATAGAGAGAATATAATTACTAGACATAATTACTACTGCTAAAAAAGTGATTAGCACATGTGAATAGCACGATTTAAGTCTATAGCCGAAAGCAACCCTCAAGAATATACTTTAATTAGCCAACAAGATATTTAAAAGCTGAAATTTAAAAGATTCTTAGAAAAATCAACATAATTTCCACCTAAACTTTTGTTCTCTTGTCTCCAtacaaaaaaacacattttttcAGTTCACCAGTTACAAAGTGcttatattactaatattagaACATCTATGTAAATTTTACAAAACAAGTAAATTTGCAAAACAATACTATAAAAttcattagttttataataaaatgtgaaataaATTGGTGAAATTTAAGATCTATTGAccaagaaataataaaaataacaatatggGATATTTAGCTATAGAGGAATGAAGTACATAtagtatttatttcataatttgaaaaaaaaatattaatgataTGGGAAA
Proteins encoded in this window:
- the LOC121811289 gene encoding RING-H2 finger protein ATL57-like, which codes for MSPISTLTISRRFIQTSDVDSFNGNPETSAAAAAARNPPLQAAPVFDSSMAVTILVLLTALFFLAFFSIYIRRFASDTAAAVPPPQHRKCSGGGLDTSAVDSLPLVPYGGAAKHRMIEECPICLGEFSETETVKMIPYCRHVFHPSCIDTWLASHVTCPLCRSAELFKATDEICLDVEIGVRRACSCSDLPNPTPFRRTASF